A single region of the Streptomyces vilmorinianum genome encodes:
- a CDS encoding IS5 family transposase (programmed frameshift) codes for MRADLVPDDLWERVAPLLPPGPERRRRHPGRLRVPDRAALAGIMYVLRTGVAWRDVPAETVGCSGVTAWRRLRDWTEAGVWPRLHAALLTELRRADLLDLDDCSVDGSHVRALKGGSRRPSPVDRARPGSKHHLIVDRHGTPLAVTLTGGNRHDVTQLLPLLDAVPSIRGRRGRPRRKPRRLYADRGYDFDKYRRLLWKRGIKPLIARRGVAHGSGLGKVRWVVERTFAWLHQFKRLRTRYERRTDIHQGLLDLACSLICLRRLPRTANCSVSSGGGLQPH; via the exons GTGCGTGCTGATCTTGTTCCTGACGACCTGTGGGAGCGGGTGGCCCCGCTGCTGCCGCCCG GCCCCGAACGGCGCCGCCGGCATCCCGGGCGGCTTCGCGTTCCGGACCGGGCGGCTCTCGCGGGCATCATGTACGTTCTGCGGACCGGCGTCGCCTGGCGCGACGTCCCGGCCGAGACCGTGGGCTGTTCAGGGGTGACGGCCTGGCGCCGGTTGCGGGACTGGACCGAGGCCGGCGTCTGGCCACGCCTGCACGCCGCCCTGCTGACCGAACTGCGCCGCGCCGACTTGCTGGACCTGGACGACTGCTCCGTGGACGGATCACATGTCCGGGCCCTCAAAGGGGGATCACGTCGGCCCTCGCCCGTCGACCGTGCCCGCCCCGGTTCCAAGCATCACCTGATCGTCGACCGGCACGGAACCCCGCTTGCCGTCACGCTCACCGGCGGCAACCGGCACGACGTCACCCAGCTCCTGCCGCTGCTCGACGCCGTCCCGTCGATCCGGGGCAGGCGGGGACGTCCACGCCGCAAGCCCCGGCGCCTGTATGCCGACCGGGGCTACGACTTCGACAAGTACCGCCGCCTGCTGTGGAAGCGCGGCATCAAACCGCTGATCGCCCGACGCGGCGTCGCTCACGGCTCCGGACTGGGCAAGGTGCGCTGGGTCGTCGAGCGCACCTTCGCCTGGCTGCACCAGTTCAAACGACTCCGCACCCGCTACGAACGACGCACTGACATCCACCAGGGCCTGCTCGACCTGGCCTGCAGCCTCATATGCCTGCGCCGACTCCCACGAACGGCCAATTGCTCGGTCAGTAGCGGAGGTGGGCTTCAGCCCCATTGA
- the typA gene encoding translational GTPase TypA yields the protein MPTRHDIRNVAIVAHVDHGKTTIVDAMLKQAGAFAAHQQLDDRMMDSNDLEREKGITILAKNTAVKYHPKDGGAPITINIIDTPGHADFGGEVERGLSMVDAVVLLVDASEGPLPQTRFVLRKALQQRKPVILCINKTDRPDSRIDEVVNETYDLFLDLDADEDQIEFPIVYACGRDGIASLTKPADGTVPQDSENLEPFFSTILEHVPAPSYDEEAPLQAHVTNLDADNFLGRIALLRVEQGELRKGQTVAWIKRDGTISNVRITELMMTEALTRKPAEVAGPGDICAVAGIPDIMIGETLADPENPIALPLITVDQPAISMTIGTNTSPLVGRGGTGKGADAKSAVKDRKVTARQVKDRLDRELVGNVSLRVLDTERPDAWEVQGRGELALAILVEQMRREGFELTIGKPQVVTKEVDGKIHEPVERLTVDVPEEHMGAVTQLMGVRKGRMDNMSNHGSGWVRMEFVVPSRGLIGFRTEFLTNTRGTGIAHSIHEGHEPWFGQLTTRNNGSLVADRAGAVTGFAMTNLQERGVLFVDPGTEVYEGMIVGENSRSDDMDVNITKEKKLTNMRSASADSFEAIVPPRKLSLEQSLEFCRDDECVEVTPEAVRIRKVVLDQKERGRSASRAKNG from the coding sequence ATGCCCACGCGCCACGACATCCGTAACGTCGCCATCGTCGCCCACGTCGACCATGGCAAGACGACCATCGTCGACGCCATGCTCAAGCAGGCCGGTGCCTTCGCCGCCCACCAGCAGCTCGACGACCGCATGATGGACTCGAACGACCTGGAGCGTGAGAAGGGCATCACGATCCTCGCCAAGAACACGGCGGTGAAGTATCACCCCAAGGACGGCGGGGCCCCGATCACGATCAACATCATCGACACCCCCGGCCACGCCGACTTCGGTGGCGAGGTCGAGCGCGGTCTGTCGATGGTGGACGCGGTCGTCCTCCTCGTGGACGCCTCCGAGGGTCCGCTCCCGCAGACCCGCTTCGTGCTGCGCAAGGCCCTCCAGCAGCGCAAGCCCGTCATCCTCTGCATCAACAAGACGGACCGCCCGGACTCCCGGATCGACGAGGTCGTCAACGAGACCTACGACCTCTTCCTCGACCTGGACGCGGACGAGGACCAGATCGAGTTCCCGATCGTCTACGCCTGCGGCCGCGACGGCATCGCCTCGCTGACCAAGCCGGCGGACGGCACGGTCCCGCAGGACTCCGAGAACCTGGAGCCGTTCTTCTCCACGATCCTGGAGCACGTCCCGGCCCCGTCGTACGACGAGGAGGCCCCCCTCCAGGCGCACGTCACCAACCTGGACGCCGACAACTTCCTCGGCCGCATCGCGCTGCTCCGCGTCGAGCAGGGCGAGCTGCGCAAGGGCCAGACGGTCGCGTGGATCAAGCGGGACGGCACGATCTCCAACGTCCGCATCACCGAGCTGATGATGACCGAGGCGCTGACCCGCAAGCCGGCCGAGGTCGCCGGCCCCGGTGACATCTGCGCCGTCGCCGGTATCCCGGACATCATGATCGGCGAGACCCTGGCCGACCCGGAGAACCCGATCGCGCTGCCGCTGATCACGGTCGACCAGCCCGCCATCTCCATGACCATCGGTACGAACACCTCGCCGCTCGTCGGCCGCGGTGGCACCGGCAAGGGCGCGGACGCCAAGTCCGCCGTGAAGGACCGCAAGGTCACCGCCCGCCAGGTCAAGGACCGTCTGGACCGCGAGCTCGTCGGTAACGTCTCGCTCCGCGTCCTCGACACCGAGCGTCCGGACGCCTGGGAGGTCCAGGGCCGTGGTGAGCTCGCGCTCGCCATCCTGGTCGAGCAGATGCGCCGTGAGGGCTTCGAGCTCACCATCGGCAAGCCGCAGGTCGTCACCAAGGAGGTCGACGGCAAGATCCACGAGCCCGTCGAGCGCCTGACGGTCGACGTGCCCGAGGAGCACATGGGCGCGGTCACGCAGCTCATGGGCGTCCGCAAGGGCCGCATGGACAACATGTCCAACCACGGCTCCGGCTGGGTCCGCATGGAGTTCGTCGTCCCGTCCCGCGGCCTCATCGGCTTCCGTACGGAGTTCCTGACCAACACCCGCGGTACGGGTATCGCCCACTCGATCCACGAGGGCCACGAGCCGTGGTTCGGCCAGCTCACCACCCGTAACAACGGCTCGCTGGTCGCGGACCGCGCGGGTGCGGTCACCGGCTTCGCCATGACCAACCTGCAGGAGCGCGGTGTGCTCTTCGTCGACCCCGGCACCGAGGTGTACGAGGGCATGATCGTCGGCGAGAACTCCCGCTCCGACGACATGGACGTGAACATCACCAAGGAGAAGAAGCTCACCAACATGCGCTCCGCCTCGGCCGACTCCTTCGAGGCGATCGTGCCGCCGCGCAAGCTCTCCCTGGAGCAGTCGCTGGAGTTCTGCCGCGACGACGAGTGCGTCGAGGTGACCCCGGAGGCCGTGCGCATCCGTAAGGTCGTCCTGGACCAGAAGGAGCGCGGCCGCTCGGCCTCGCGCGCCAAGAACGGCTGA
- a CDS encoding ABC transporter family substrate-binding protein — translation MSQVGAPRGRTCSRSPRSRTLRSVATLTSAVLAVSVLAGCSSGDPADEARPAAPDHAPAARDQVADGGTLNWAVDAMPTTLNAFQADADGSTSRITGAVLPSLYTLDERGRPQRNPDYLESAQVVETEPKQVVLYKLNQQAVWSDGREIGAPDFVAQWRALSGRDTAYWTARNSGYERIEKIERGKNDLEVRVTFAKPYADWQSLFTPLYPKEVMGSPNSFNDGARTTLKSTAGPFLLKATDRKAGTVTLARNPRWWGQAAKLDQLVLKAVPRADRIAALAAGNLDLAEIDRAAADRIALAVRDARAGRNGSQALAHGPGAAITPSAALKSWALAYGSDEERAEVVQTARKKNQQAIERYAAEQRALGKLVVRKSLEPVYTQLSLNGESGPLADERVRRAVARALDRRELAESVLKPLGLPAEPPGSHLALAGQAAYADGSDALGDQDTKEARALLADAGWVPGGANKKPAGTKAGSEAEGAEKKDAEKKDAEKKPGEKPSEKPSAKAGEKQGAKPGGEKDPGADAASNDGLYVVGDDKPGGTAAREDGKAGEPVIGAAGPENGTNILAPASGAALQTAALLRQAAALNRDTGTGSGTDTGAGTASGTTTEAKGQNPARPDQGVPGAYAPRGTAAPAPAPAVPAAETQALGKDGKPLSLRFVLPSGPGSESLRTVGDRIVRMLDEVGIRTEITKVADESFFKDHIASGDYDLALYSWPASAFPATDARPIFAKPEPASDGSLLVEQNYARVGTDRIDQLFDQAVATLDEEEARELVRQADARIWAAAGSIPLYQRPQLVAAKPEVVNAGAWGFAAPRYQDIGFKKPESTKGAERNTGK, via the coding sequence ATGTCCCAGGTCGGCGCCCCTCGCGGGAGGACATGCTCCAGGAGCCCCCGCTCCCGCACGCTCCGCTCCGTCGCCACCCTCACGAGCGCGGTGCTCGCCGTCTCCGTCCTGGCCGGATGCAGCTCCGGCGACCCGGCCGACGAGGCCCGGCCCGCCGCCCCGGACCACGCGCCCGCGGCGCGCGACCAGGTCGCCGACGGCGGGACGCTGAACTGGGCCGTGGACGCGATGCCCACCACGCTCAACGCCTTCCAGGCCGACGCCGACGGCAGCACCTCGCGCATCACCGGGGCCGTACTCCCCTCCCTCTACACCCTCGACGAGCGCGGCAGGCCCCAGCGGAACCCGGACTACCTGGAGTCCGCCCAGGTGGTCGAGACGGAGCCCAAGCAGGTCGTCCTCTACAAGCTCAACCAGCAGGCCGTCTGGAGCGACGGCCGGGAGATCGGCGCCCCCGACTTCGTCGCCCAGTGGCGCGCCCTCAGCGGCCGGGACACCGCGTACTGGACCGCACGCAACTCCGGGTACGAGCGCATCGAGAAGATCGAGCGCGGCAAGAACGACCTGGAGGTGCGGGTCACCTTCGCCAAGCCGTACGCCGACTGGCAGTCCCTCTTCACCCCCCTCTACCCGAAGGAGGTGATGGGGTCCCCGAACAGCTTCAACGACGGCGCGCGCACGACCCTGAAGTCGACCGCAGGACCGTTCCTGCTGAAGGCGACCGACCGCAAGGCCGGCACCGTCACGCTCGCCCGCAACCCCCGCTGGTGGGGCCAGGCCGCCAAGCTCGACCAGCTCGTCCTGAAGGCCGTACCCCGCGCCGACCGCATCGCCGCGCTCGCCGCCGGCAACCTCGATCTGGCCGAAATCGATCGGGCCGCCGCGGACCGCATCGCGCTCGCGGTACGGGACGCCCGCGCCGGCCGGAACGGCTCGCAGGCGCTCGCGCACGGCCCCGGCGCCGCGATCACCCCGTCGGCGGCCCTGAAGTCCTGGGCGCTCGCGTACGGCTCCGACGAAGAGCGGGCGGAGGTCGTTCAGACCGCCCGGAAGAAGAACCAGCAGGCCATCGAGCGGTACGCGGCCGAGCAGCGGGCGCTCGGGAAGCTCGTGGTGCGCAAGTCGCTGGAGCCCGTGTACACGCAGCTCTCGCTGAACGGCGAGTCCGGCCCGCTCGCCGACGAGCGGGTACGCAGGGCGGTGGCCCGCGCGCTCGACCGCCGGGAACTGGCCGAATCCGTACTCAAGCCGCTGGGGCTGCCCGCCGAGCCGCCCGGCAGTCACCTGGCCCTGGCGGGGCAGGCGGCGTACGCGGACGGCAGCGACGCGCTCGGCGACCAGGACACCAAGGAGGCGCGGGCGCTGCTCGCGGACGCGGGCTGGGTGCCGGGCGGCGCGAACAAGAAGCCGGCCGGGACGAAGGCCGGCAGCGAGGCGGAGGGCGCCGAGAAGAAGGACGCCGAGAAGAAGGACGCCGAGAAGAAGCCGGGCGAGAAGCCGAGCGAGAAGCCGAGCGCGAAGGCAGGGGAGAAGCAGGGCGCCAAGCCCGGCGGGGAGAAGGACCCGGGGGCCGACGCCGCCTCCAACGACGGCCTCTACGTCGTCGGCGACGACAAGCCGGGAGGCACCGCCGCCCGCGAGGACGGCAAGGCCGGCGAGCCCGTCATCGGCGCCGCGGGCCCCGAGAACGGCACCAACATCCTCGCCCCGGCCTCCGGCGCGGCCCTGCAGACCGCAGCGCTGCTGCGCCAGGCCGCCGCTCTGAACCGCGACACCGGTACCGGCAGCGGCACCGACACCGGTGCCGGCACCGCCTCCGGCACCACGACCGAGGCCAAGGGCCAGAACCCGGCCAGGCCCGACCAGGGCGTCCCCGGTGCCTACGCCCCGCGCGGCACCGCCGCCCCCGCCCCCGCCCCCGCCGTCCCGGCGGCCGAGACCCAGGCCCTGGGCAAGGACGGCAAGCCGCTCAGCCTGCGCTTCGTCCTCCCCTCCGGCCCCGGCTCGGAGTCGCTCCGCACGGTCGGCGACAGGATCGTCCGGATGCTCGACGAGGTCGGCATCCGGACCGAGATCACCAAGGTCGCCGACGAGAGCTTCTTCAAGGACCACATCGCCTCCGGCGACTACGACCTGGCCCTCTACTCATGGCCCGCGTCCGCCTTCCCCGCGACCGACGCCCGGCCGATCTTCGCCAAGCCCGAGCCCGCCTCGGACGGCTCCCTCCTGGTCGAGCAGAACTACGCCCGGGTCGGCACCGACCGTATCGACCAACTGTTCGATCAGGCGGTGGCCACGCTCGACGAGGAGGAGGCCCGCGAGCTGGTCCGCCAGGCCGACGCCCGGATCTGGGCCGCCGCCGGATCGATTCCCCTCTATCAGCGCCCCCAGCTGGTGGCGGCCAAGCCCGAGGTGGTGAACGCCGGCGCCTGGGGCTTCGCGGCCCCCCGCTACCAGGACATCGGGTTCAAGAAGCCCGAATCGACCAAGGGCGCGGAGCGCAACACCGGGAAATAG
- a CDS encoding fumarate reductase/succinate dehydrogenase flavoprotein subunit: MAQVERQQWDVVVVGAGGAGLRAAIEARERGARTAVICKSLFGKAHTVMAEGGIAASMANVNAHDNWQVHFRDTMRGGKFLNQWRMAELHAREAPERVWELEAWGALFDRTPDGRISQRNFGGHEYPRLAHVGDRTGLELIRTLQQKTVALQQEDHRETGDYEARLKVFQECTVTRVLKDDGGRVTGVFCYERETGRFFVLEAPAVILATGGIGKSFKVTSNSWEYTGDGHALALLAGAPLVNMEFVQFHPTGMVWPPSVKGILVTESVRGDGGVLRNSEGKRFMFDYVPDVFKEKYAQTEEEGDRWYEDPENNRRPPELLPRDEVARAINAEVKAGRGSPHGGVFLDVSTRMPAEVIKRRLPSMYHQFKELADVDITAEAMEVGPTCHYVMGGVAVDSDTAATVGVPGLYAAGEVAGGMHGSNRLGGNSLSDLLVFGRRAGWHAAEYATGVGRTVVAEAGIEAEAGIEAAAAEALAPFGASGEPSAENPYTLHQELQQTMNDLVGIIRREGEMAEALERIAELRERARRAGVEGHRQFNPGWHLALDLRNMLLVSECVARAALARTESRGGHTREDYPSMDREWRPVNLLCHLVDDGGPAAVALERTRTEPIRADLLALFEKEELGKYLAEEELYE; the protein is encoded by the coding sequence ATGGCCCAAGTCGAACGGCAGCAGTGGGACGTGGTCGTGGTCGGCGCGGGGGGCGCCGGGCTGCGCGCGGCGATCGAGGCGCGCGAGCGCGGCGCCCGTACGGCGGTGATCTGCAAGTCGCTCTTCGGCAAGGCCCACACGGTGATGGCCGAAGGGGGCATTGCCGCGTCCATGGCCAACGTCAACGCCCACGACAACTGGCAGGTCCACTTCCGCGACACCATGCGCGGCGGGAAGTTCCTCAACCAGTGGCGGATGGCCGAGCTGCACGCGCGCGAGGCTCCCGAGCGGGTGTGGGAGCTGGAGGCCTGGGGCGCGCTCTTCGACCGCACGCCGGACGGCCGGATCTCCCAGCGCAACTTCGGCGGTCACGAGTACCCGCGGCTCGCGCACGTCGGCGACCGGACCGGCCTGGAGCTGATCCGCACGCTCCAGCAGAAGACCGTCGCCCTGCAGCAGGAGGACCACCGCGAGACCGGGGACTACGAGGCCCGGCTGAAGGTCTTCCAGGAGTGCACGGTCACCCGGGTCCTCAAGGACGACGGCGGCCGGGTCACCGGGGTGTTCTGCTACGAGCGGGAGACCGGCCGCTTCTTCGTCCTGGAGGCGCCGGCGGTGATCCTGGCGACCGGCGGGATCGGCAAGTCCTTCAAGGTGACCTCCAACTCGTGGGAGTACACCGGCGACGGGCACGCCCTCGCGCTGCTCGCGGGCGCGCCGCTGGTGAACATGGAGTTCGTGCAGTTCCATCCGACCGGGATGGTCTGGCCGCCGTCCGTGAAGGGGATCCTGGTCACCGAATCGGTGCGCGGCGACGGCGGTGTGCTGCGCAACTCCGAGGGCAAGCGGTTCATGTTCGACTACGTCCCCGACGTCTTCAAGGAGAAGTACGCGCAGACGGAGGAGGAGGGCGACCGCTGGTACGAGGATCCGGAGAACAACCGGCGCCCGCCCGAGCTGCTGCCGCGCGACGAGGTGGCGCGGGCCATCAACGCCGAGGTGAAGGCTGGGCGGGGCTCGCCGCACGGCGGGGTGTTCCTGGACGTGTCGACGCGGATGCCCGCCGAGGTGATCAAGCGGCGGCTTCCGTCGATGTACCACCAGTTCAAGGAGCTGGCGGACGTGGACATCACGGCGGAGGCCATGGAGGTCGGGCCGACCTGCCACTACGTGATGGGCGGCGTCGCGGTCGACTCGGACACGGCGGCGACGGTGGGCGTCCCGGGGCTCTACGCGGCCGGTGAGGTCGCGGGCGGCATGCACGGCTCCAACCGGCTGGGCGGCAACTCGCTCTCCGACCTGCTGGTCTTCGGGCGGCGGGCGGGGTGGCACGCGGCCGAGTACGCGACCGGCGTCGGCCGGACGGTGGTGGCGGAGGCGGGGATCGAGGCGGAGGCGGGGATCGAGGCCGCGGCCGCCGAGGCGCTGGCCCCGTTCGGCGCGTCCGGGGAGCCGTCCGCCGAGAACCCGTACACGCTGCACCAGGAGCTCCAGCAGACGATGAACGACCTCGTCGGCATCATCCGGCGGGAGGGCGAGATGGCCGAGGCCCTGGAGCGGATCGCGGAGCTGCGCGAGCGGGCGCGGCGGGCCGGGGTCGAGGGGCACCGGCAGTTCAACCCCGGCTGGCACCTGGCGCTCGACCTGCGCAACATGCTCCTGGTGAGCGAGTGCGTGGCCCGGGCGGCGCTGGCGCGGACCGAGAGCCGCGGCGGGCACACCCGGGAGGACTACCCGTCGATGGACCGGGAGTGGCGGCCGGTGAACCTGCTGTGCCACCTGGTGGACGACGGCGGTCCGGCCGCGGTCGCCCTGGAGCGGACCCGTACGGAACCCATCCGAGCCGACCTGCTCGCCCTCTTCGAGAAGGAGGAGCTGGGCAAGTACCTGGCCGAAGAGGAGCTCTACGAATGA
- a CDS encoding succinate dehydrogenase/fumarate reductase iron-sulfur subunit encodes MSSYQAAFKVWRGDTGGGDLRDFTVEVNDGEVVLDIIHRLQATQAPDLAVRWNCKAGKCGSCSAEINGRPRLMCMTRMSVFDRTETITVTPLRAFPVVRDLVTDVSFNYAKAREIPAFVPPEGLAPGEYRMRQMDVERSQEFRKCIECFLCQDTCHVVRDHEENKTAFAGPRFLMRVAELDMHPLDAAPEAGLDRKRTAQDEHGLGYCNITKCCTEVCPENIKITDNALIPLKERAVDRKYDPLVWLGNKIRRRGE; translated from the coding sequence ATGAGCAGCTATCAGGCCGCCTTCAAGGTGTGGCGCGGCGATACGGGCGGCGGGGACCTGCGGGATTTCACGGTCGAGGTGAACGACGGCGAGGTCGTGCTCGACATCATCCACCGGTTGCAGGCCACACAGGCACCGGATCTCGCTGTGCGCTGGAACTGCAAGGCAGGCAAGTGCGGTTCGTGCTCCGCCGAGATCAACGGCCGTCCGCGCCTGATGTGCATGACCCGGATGTCGGTCTTCGACCGTACGGAGACCATCACCGTCACGCCCCTGCGGGCCTTCCCCGTGGTGCGCGACCTGGTGACGGACGTGTCCTTCAACTACGCGAAGGCGCGCGAGATCCCGGCCTTCGTGCCGCCGGAGGGGCTCGCTCCGGGCGAGTACCGGATGCGGCAGATGGACGTGGAGCGCTCGCAGGAGTTCCGCAAGTGCATCGAGTGCTTCCTGTGCCAGGACACCTGCCATGTGGTGCGGGACCACGAGGAGAACAAGACGGCGTTCGCCGGGCCCCGCTTCCTGATGCGGGTGGCCGAACTGGACATGCACCCGCTGGACGCCGCCCCGGAGGCGGGCCTCGACCGGAAGCGGACCGCGCAGGACGAGCACGGGCTCGGGTACTGCAACATCACGAAGTGCTGCACCGAGGTGTGCCCGGAGAACATCAAGATCACCGACAACGCGCTGATCCCGCTGAAGGAGCGGGCCGTCGACCGGAAGTACGACCCGCTGGTGTGGCTGGGGAACAAGATCCGCAGGCGGGGAGAGTAG
- a CDS encoding TPM domain-containing protein, whose product MTRIATRALLAVLVAAWWLVVPAVHDARADDPVVLSREGQITDTVDALGDRRSAVVRALDRLYDDQRVQLFVVYVRDFSGRQAQSWADATADRNGLGVNDVLLAVATHDRQYGYSADTGSRFTQAQLDDVAQTAIEPALRRNDWAGAAIGAANGYDAVLAGEPVPAPTITPGAADPGTAADEGSPGSDLILPVVLVGVAGAVAAYAWTKRRRQSRPPVTKPKGEPGRGAPGRGTPKEPAELPLSDLDGQARHALVATDDAVRTSQEELGFATAQFGEEAVQPFTEAVAFAKEELTAAFRLRQQLDDAFPEDDATRRSMLDEILGRCAEANTRLDAESEDFDRLRALERNAPQALTTAEAAFREQTGRVSTAEAALAAMRERYAESAASPVASAVEQAKDRLVFATTHLNQARQSVDTGDNGVAAVHIRAAEGAVDQASRLGEAVDRRAQELAEAVGALPNALTETEADLADAHGLLEGTPEGVSTADLRGRIARAESVVADVRQMVEAGHYDPIDALRRVEEADAALDEALEGARERESGTRRARALLDQAMLTARSTIGAATDYITTHRGAVGAEARTRLAEAQRRLEKATDLAAAGDPQAALAEAQQADALARRAQDLAEQDVRMFGNPNGLGGVTEAGGGGGGLGGAVLGGIILGGLFGGGSGGGSGGSGRGGGGFGGGGFGGGGFGGGPGSFGGGGTRGRLGGGGRF is encoded by the coding sequence GTGACGCGAATAGCCACCCGAGCCCTCCTCGCGGTGCTGGTGGCGGCGTGGTGGCTGGTCGTGCCCGCCGTTCACGACGCCCGTGCCGACGACCCCGTCGTGCTGTCCCGCGAAGGGCAGATCACCGACACGGTGGACGCGCTGGGTGACCGGCGCAGCGCGGTCGTCCGGGCCCTCGACCGGCTCTACGACGACCAGAGGGTCCAGCTCTTCGTCGTCTACGTACGGGACTTCTCCGGCCGGCAGGCCCAGAGCTGGGCCGACGCCACGGCCGACCGCAACGGCCTGGGCGTCAACGACGTCCTGCTCGCGGTGGCCACGCACGACCGGCAGTACGGCTACTCGGCGGACACCGGCTCCCGCTTCACCCAGGCACAGCTCGACGACGTGGCACAGACCGCGATCGAGCCCGCGCTGCGCCGGAACGACTGGGCCGGAGCCGCGATCGGCGCGGCGAACGGCTACGACGCCGTGCTCGCCGGTGAGCCCGTGCCCGCACCCACCATCACCCCCGGCGCCGCCGACCCCGGCACCGCGGCCGACGAGGGAAGCCCCGGGTCGGACCTCATCCTCCCGGTCGTCCTCGTCGGTGTGGCGGGCGCCGTCGCGGCGTACGCCTGGACCAAGCGCCGCCGGCAGAGCCGGCCACCCGTCACGAAGCCGAAGGGCGAACCGGGCCGGGGCGCGCCTGGCCGGGGCACACCGAAGGAGCCGGCGGAGCTCCCGCTGTCCGATCTGGACGGGCAGGCCCGGCACGCTCTGGTCGCCACCGACGACGCCGTCCGTACGAGCCAGGAGGAACTCGGCTTCGCGACCGCCCAGTTCGGCGAGGAGGCGGTGCAGCCGTTCACCGAGGCGGTGGCGTTCGCGAAGGAGGAGCTGACGGCCGCGTTCCGGCTGCGGCAGCAGCTCGACGACGCGTTCCCGGAGGACGACGCGACCCGCCGCTCGATGCTCGACGAGATCCTCGGGCGCTGCGCCGAGGCGAACACCCGGCTGGACGCGGAGTCCGAGGACTTCGACCGCCTGCGGGCCCTGGAGCGCAACGCCCCGCAGGCCCTGACCACCGCCGAGGCCGCGTTCCGCGAACAGACCGGGCGGGTGAGCACGGCGGAGGCGGCGCTGGCCGCGATGCGGGAGCGATACGCCGAGTCGGCGGCCTCCCCCGTCGCGAGCGCCGTCGAACAGGCCAAGGACCGGCTGGTGTTCGCGACGACCCATCTGAACCAGGCCCGGCAGTCCGTCGACACGGGCGACAACGGCGTCGCGGCGGTCCACATCCGCGCGGCCGAGGGCGCCGTCGACCAGGCGTCCCGGCTCGGCGAGGCCGTCGACCGGCGGGCCCAGGAACTCGCGGAGGCCGTGGGCGCTCTGCCCAACGCGCTCACCGAGACCGAGGCCGACCTCGCCGACGCGCACGGCCTGCTGGAGGGGACGCCCGAGGGGGTCTCCACCGCCGACCTGCGGGGCCGTATCGCCCGCGCGGAGTCGGTCGTCGCCGACGTACGGCAGATGGTGGAGGCGGGCCACTACGACCCGATCGACGCGCTGCGCCGGGTCGAGGAGGCCGACGCGGCGCTCGACGAGGCGCTGGAGGGCGCGCGGGAGCGCGAGTCGGGCACGCGGCGCGCCCGCGCGCTCCTCGACCAGGCGATGCTGACCGCCCGTTCCACGATCGGGGCGGCCACCGACTACATCACGACGCATCGCGGGGCCGTCGGAGCGGAGGCCCGTACCCGGCTGGCCGAGGCGCAGCGCCGGCTGGAGAAGGCCACGGACCTCGCGGCCGCCGGGGACCCGCAGGCCGCGCTCGCCGAGGCCCAGCAGGCGGACGCGCTGGCGCGGCGGGCACAGGACCTCGCCGAGCAGGACGTCCGCATGTTCGGGAACCCGAACGGCCTGGGCGGTGTAACAGAGGCAGGAGGAGGCGGCGGCGGGCTCGGCGGTGCGGTGCTCGGCGGCATCATCCTCGGCGGACTGTTCGGCGGAGGTTCCGGAGGAGGCTCCGGAGGCTCCGGCAGAGGCGGAGGGGGTTTCGGTGGTGGAGGTTTCGGGGGTGGAGGTTTCGGCGGCGGGCCCGGCAGCTTCGGCGGCGGCGGCACGCGCGGCCGGCTGGGCGGCGGCGGCCGTTTCTGA
- a CDS encoding PspA/IM30 family protein: MTKQTVLGRVAQLAKANINALLDQAEDPQKMLDQLIRDYTGNIAEAEQAVAATIGNLRLMEQDHQEDVDAAKEWGEKALAASRKADGLRAGGQTAEADRFDNLAKVALGRQLQSEKEARTAEPTIAAQTEVVEKLKSGLEQMKAKLDALGAKRDELVARATSARAQNQMMDAVKNIDVLDPTSELSRFEDKVRREEAKAMGKQELAASSLDAQFEQLDALGDSAEIEARLAALKG, from the coding sequence ATGACCAAGCAGACCGTCCTCGGCCGGGTCGCCCAGCTGGCGAAGGCCAACATCAACGCCCTGCTGGACCAGGCCGAGGACCCGCAGAAGATGCTCGACCAGCTGATCCGCGACTACACCGGCAACATCGCGGAGGCGGAGCAGGCGGTGGCGGCGACCATCGGCAATCTGCGCCTGATGGAGCAGGACCACCAGGAGGACGTGGACGCGGCGAAGGAGTGGGGCGAGAAGGCCCTGGCCGCGAGCAGGAAGGCGGACGGGCTGCGGGCCGGCGGGCAGACGGCGGAGGCGGACCGGTTCGACAACCTGGCGAAGGTGGCGCTGGGACGCCAGCTCCAGTCGGAGAAGGAGGCGAGGACGGCCGAGCCGACGATCGCCGCGCAGACCGAGGTGGTGGAGAAGCTCAAGAGCGGTCTGGAGCAGATGAAGGCCAAGCTGGACGCGCTCGGGGCGAAGCGCGACGAGCTGGTGGCGCGGGCCACGTCCGCCCGGGCGCAGAACCAGATGATGGACGCGGTGAAGAACATCGACGTCCTGGACCCGACGAGCGAGCTGAGCCGGTTCGAGGACAAGGTGCGCCGCGAGGAGGCGAAGGCGATGGGCAAGCAGGAGCTGGCCGCCTCCTCGCTGGACGCCCAGTTCGAGCAGTTGGACGCTCTCGGCGACAGCGCGGAGATCGAGGCGCGGCTCGCGGCGCTCAAGGGCTAG